From Huiozyma naganishii CBS 8797 chromosome 11, complete genome, a single genomic window includes:
- the CLA4 gene encoding serine/threonine protein kinase CLA4 (similar to Saccharomyces cerevisiae CLA4 (YNL298W) and SKM1 (YOL113W); ancestral locus Anc_3.60): MSLSAAANKISESDFQNIGPAPRPPTAARASGSVAYNQTQPTTKYMNQLSLGASKFTDPSSQQVSSRSISSPLQDTRRKAGWVSYKENGILSFIWQKRYMVLNDLYLALYKNEKHLDDPLISVPLTSIVSVSRNQMKQNCFEIVRMNERTSLNLSNGGLNGSPRSSSSSSDQASKKSLYVATKTEYDVHSWLDAIFAKCPLLSGVSSPTNFTHKVHVGFDPETGSFVGMPTNWEKLLKHSRITGDDWNNDSAAVIQVLQFYQEYNEIDINGQQTTGGPASARSQPNSLINKYPSTSSDVSLGSSSSSSSSSFQQNRHASNEMMPQRRAPSPPTSHGSNHSVTSQHKQQAMSLSQRAQLNQSYITSQQQHQQQQMESQKVVSPTAVNLPPRSALRQTPRQTPPPQQQQPMQYQQQQHQQQQYPQYQQQQQQQYRQQFPHQYNSGNQRISPVAQNTKPYHNQHNPYAAQKPQQLPPQHGQIQTAQKVSPVKQGPSISPVKLQPQRAAPKPPSQVADNNISVTAAAVAMKQEPQVNKIIQPAREAPRKPKTEPKKDVGVTKQKKTSKPTMSNAEVISRLRSVSINTDPSPLFQMIEKAGQGASGSVYLAERLVLPPLESRQAESDGENMKVGDKVAIKQMILSKQPRKELIVNEIHVMKDSKHKNIVNFIESYLKTEDDLWVVMEYMEGGSLTDIIENSPTNGSTHSPLTEPQIAYIVRETCQGLKFLHDKHIIHRDIKSDNVLLDTHARVKITDFGFCAKLTDQRNKRATMVGTPYWMAPEVVKQREYDEKVDVWSLGIMAIEMLESEPPYLNEDPLKALYLIATNGTPKLKYPETLSLEIKRFLSVCLCVDVRYRASTEELLHHVFFSMACEPNELTPLLDWKD; encoded by the coding sequence ATGTCTCtatctgctgctgccaaCAAGATATCGGAGAGTGATTTCCAGAATATTGGGCCTGCACCTCGGCCACCCACCGCTGCGCGGGCCAGTGGGTCTGTCGCTTACAACCAGACACAGCCGACTACGAAGTATATGAACCAGCTGAGTTTGGGTGCCTCGAAGTTTACGGACCCTTCAAGCCAACAGGTTTCATCCAGGTCGATCTCATCACCACTGCAAGATACGAGAAGGAAGGCAGGATGGGTTTCATATAAGGAGAACGGCATACTATCGTTTATTTGGCAGAAGAGGTACATGGTACTAAATGATCTGTATCTAGCGCTTTACAAAAATGAGAAGCATTTGGATGATCCCCTGATTTCAGTTCCGTTGACCAGTATAGTCAGTGTAAGCAGAAACCAAATGAAGCAAAACTGTTTTGAGATTGTACGCATGAACGAAAGAACGTCACTGAACCTCTCGAACGGGGGGCTGAATGGGTCTCCCCGGTCGTCAAGTTCCTCATCCGATCAAGCATCGAAGAAATCATTGTATGTGGCAACAAAGACAGAGTACGATGTACACTCGTGGCTGGACGCCATCTTCGCGAAATGCCCGCTTCTGAGTGGGGTCTCGTCGCCTACAAATTTCACGCACAAAGTACACGTTGGGTTTGATCCAGAGACGGGCAGCTTTGTCGGGATGCCCACCAACTGGGAGAAATTGCTGAAACACTCGCGGATCACAGGTGACGATTGGAACAACGACTCAGCTGCCGTTATACAGGTGCTGCAGTTTTACCAGGAATACAATGAGATAGACATCAATGGGCAACAGACCACAGGTGGTCCTGCCAGCGCCAGATCGCAACCgaactcgttgatcaacaaaTACCCTAGTACATCGTCGGACGTTTCGTTGGggtcgtcgtcgtcaagCTCGAGCTCCAGTTTCCAGCAAAACCGTCACGCCTCAAACGAAATGATGCCACAGAGACGTGCACCATCGCCTCCAACGTCACATGGCTCCAACCATTCGGTGACATCGCAGCATAAGCAACAAGCTATGTCTTTATCTCAGCGCGCTCAACTGAATCAGAGTTACATAACGtcacagcagcagcatcagcagcagcaaatgGAATCGCAGAAAGTAGTTTCTCCAACTGCGGTCAATTTGCCTCCCAGATCTGCTCTTCGCCAAACGCCCCGTCAAACACCTCcaccacaacaacaacaaccaatGCAatatcaacagcaacagcaccagcaacagcagtatCCCCAGtaccaacagcaacagcagcaacagtatAGGCAACAGTTCCCGCATCAGTACAATTCCGGCAATCAAAGAATATCTCCTGTTGCTCAAAACACTAAACCGTATCACAACCAGCACAACCCTTACGCTGCTCAGAAACCACAACAACTACCCCCACAGCATGGACAAATTCAGACTGCCCAAAAAGTTTCTCCAGTCAAACAAGGACCTAGCATTTCCCCCGTGAAGCTGCAACCGCAAAGGGCTGCACCCAAACCACCCAGTCAAGTCGCGGACAACAATATTAGCGTCACAGCAGCTGCAGTAGCGATGAAACAGGAGCCGCAGGTGAACAAAATTATTCAACCGGCACGGGAGGCACCACGGAAACCAAAGACAGAACCTAAAAAGGATGTTGGTGttacaaaacagaaaaagacTTCAAAGCCAACAATGTCGAATGCCGAGGTTATATCTAGGTTGAGGAGCGTTTCTATCAACACGGACCCTTCGCCACTATTCCAAATGATCGAAAAGGCAGGCCAAGGTGCTAGTGGGTCGGTCTACTTAGCTGAAAGACTGGTACTACCTCCATTAGAATCACGCCAAGCTGAATCCGATGGTGAGAATATGAAGGTTGGCGATAAAGTGGCTATCAAGCAGATGATACTATCTAAACAGCCACGTAAGGAACTGATCGTTAATGAGATTCATGTAATGAAGGATTCAAAACACAAGAATATAGTCAACTTCATCGAATCGTATTTGAAGACTGAAGATGATCTATGGGTGGTTATGGAGTATATGGAAGGCGGGTCCTTGACAGATATTATCGAAAATAGCCCGACAAACGGCAGTACTCATTCCCCACTAACTGAACCACAGATTGCATACATTGTTAGAGAGACCTGTCAAGGGTTGAAATTTTTGCACGATAAGCATATTATTCATAGAGATATCAAATCTGATAATGTTCTTCTCGATACACATGCCCGCGTTAAAATCACTGATTTTGGGTTTTGCGCAAAGCTAACGGACCAAAGGAATAAACGTGCTACAATGGTTGGTACACCTTACTGGATGGCACCGGAGGTCGTAAAACAGAGAGAATATGATGAGAAGGTTGATGTTTGGTCTTTAGGTATAATGGCGATCGAGATGCTGGAAAGCGAGCCTCCTTACCTGAACGAAGATCCATTGAAGGCCCTGTATTTGATTGCGACCAATGGTACACCGAAACTGAAGTATCCGGAAACACTCTCATTGGAGATAAAAAGGTTTTTGAGTGTTTGTCTTTGTGTGGACGTCAGATACAGAGCTTCAACTGAGGAACTGCTCCATCATGTGTTTTTCAGTATGGCGTGCGAACCTAATGAACTGACACCGCTACTGGACTGGAAGGACTAA